The genomic segment TGGGCAGTGCaaaaaacatatgaacaaggGTTTCCAGCACCCCCTGTTCACATGGAcagtgcctttcagaataggGAACTGCATTAAATCTGCCATATAATATAGCAGCAGGCATGACACTGCATCTGGCCAAAGGGAAGGCCCTATGTTTTGGTGGGCATTTGAGCAAGGAAAGGTAGGCAACAGGTTTGCCCATTTTAGGAGGAATGTGGAAAAACAATGGTGAACAGAATTTACCTTGATATTATTGTTAGGAGATGAACCGTTGTCCTTTTAAGGATGTCTAACATTTTTCTAACCTCTTGATCCTATATATGTGGTTACCTAACAAACCCCCATGACTATGTCCATTTTTtacctatgccaataaaggttttatctatCAAATATATGTATTCTAAGGAACTTAAGATGTTTAAGTCTTATGTGTATCACTATGTTATACATTTTGGTTATTTTTAAGCTCTTTTTACACATCATACACAATACCAATCTGAATTTTAAAGGGAGTAAACATTCAGAATTACACACCTGATATCATGGTGCACTTCTTtttcatacttcttttctcttcgTTTCTTGCAACAACAGAACATGAAAAAAGCCAGTAACGAAAGAGCTAGAAGAGTCCCTATAACAGCTCCAGCAATTGTACCAGCTCTATTCACAGCTAAAAACATAGAAAAATTATATGAGATGAGGGAGAAATtattttttgtattattctaATATTTATGGAATAGAAAGTGAGCTATTCATTAACTGCTGGTATTACCTACTAATACTTACGCGGTGTGACATTCAGAGTAACAAAACACTCATCTGTGCCAACTCTATTTGAAGCCACACATTTGTATGTGCCAGAATTCACCTGGGAAGCATTCTTCAGCAAAAGAGCCCCTGTATCAGGATCTGTAAATACCCAAAACCTTTGTTAGAGTTTGTATTTATGCTGCTGTTAGTTTAACTATAATAGAGAACAAATGTGAttcatttaattaaaacattaagaTGTGGTACAGCAGAAAATAGAAAGTCATATTTACCAATTTTTGTGAGAGTAGCAAGTAGATCTATCAATTCACACTGCATTACCAAAGCATTTGATGGCACTATTATGCTTCTCTATGCCAAGGCAACTAAGCAGGAGGTATCTTGTTAATCAGAGGTATACCTGCCAATACTATTAGTATACTTTTTTCTGGGTGGAACCCAATCtgataggagacagattgtatctaaggacTCCAGCCCTCTtgaatgagggattttctatatgcacatgtatggcctccctgacccctctctcaaaccacctatcttctcagtccaaaatgagtgcATATTGgttatcaaatgagtgtcctttgtccttcaaatgaaggaatactgctgattgtggtcctgagccattgcccctcctctgctaggccattctcctgtttagtggctgtttgctTTCTTCAGTGTAGAGCTCAGAATATTCCTCTTTGCATTGgctgcatatactatattgctcgtgttgtgttttggtgtctggtcttttgggtgaaCGAGTctcttagtgtgtttgtgggcttgaagtgcacaggtatgtggtgtttaccaaaaaatCCTTTTTAGCTTTTCAGACAgcccaccatgtaaggaatgaccaggttcttccattggTTCTGGGTCTCAGACTattccattgtcctcctgggtcGGGACATTGCCTTATTAAAGGCCCATTTTGCATATCCACATGCCTTAAGGGATGTCCTCAGAGGTCCATCTTCCTTCTTGGCTTCGGTGAAGGTGTGGATGTTTCTTGAtctgtggtttagcatcctgatgacccctaatttgtgttgcaatgggtgatgagagtcaaacagCAGGTATTGATCGGTGTAGATTTATAATCCTAAGCTGCTTTTGGATCCTGTGGTGActacagtccaggaaagccagccgGTTGTCTctggtgtcttccctggtgaactcaATATTTAAGTCCACTGTGTTTATGTGGTCTCtgaaggcctgtacttcctgaatcttgatcttcacccaggtgTCATCCATATACCTGAACCAATGGATTGGAGTCGTCCCCTGGAAGGtgtttagtgccttctttttCACATCTTCCATGGTGTGAAGTGTTCTTTCTGAGTCGAACATGGGGATTGAGTACAATGTAGATAACAAGATACCACCTTCAGTAGAACGGTGACACCTAGTCTGATTTCTTTCATATGAAAACCAGGAATGGGGGGTTGCACAGAAAGAGCTAGCTCTTTTGGCCAAAGTGATGGCTACCAGCAACGCCACCTTCACTGAAAGGAATTGTATGTCCATAGATGAGAAAGTCTCAAAAGACCTTACACAGATGAGCACAAAAGATAAGCTCCATGAAGCCATAAGAGCTCTGGATAATGAAAAGTAGCCAAGTATATCTTTTAAAGAAGGTACAGCAAATCCTTTTGACTTCAGATATAGCAGGAATTCCAACACTGAAGGTAGTATCTCCAGATGCTATCCTGTGTTTTGGAGGAAGGAGCAAAAGACAGCCCATTTGGCCCTATATAAGACCACTATTGCTGCCATGTTACTTTGGATTGTCAGAGTAAGTTTGCCTGATCTTAATCTACACACCATGACCTTCAGCTTCTTAACATCAGGATGGCAAATCTTTCCATTAGCCATTATTGCAAGGTTGGACCACTCAATAAGTAAACAAACTCCCTGTTTGAAAGCAAGACAAAGGGACTGAACTATGGTTGACACTGCCACCATACAGTAATAATGATGCTGTTGAAGTTGCCCCACCTCAGTACTCTCAGAATCAGCAGGAACAGGGAAAATTTAGATTGGGTACTGAGTGATGAAGGAATGTGCCCCCCAGAAACTAGACGAGTTTGTGAGCAGACTATTCAGCACTGAGCATTTTGACTGGAGGTGAAAAGGTTGATCCAAGATATGCCCCACATGCTGAAAAGGTAGTTTACCTCTATCTTGTTTAGCCATCATTTGTGGCACATGAAGGACTTGTGGCTTGAGAAACCACAAATGTTTCTGCTTAAGCAGTAGTTCCAGAGAGTCATCGAAAAACATACAAGTTGCCTCAAGAAGGAGTCCCCTTGACTGTTTATGTAGTGAACAACTGTTGTGCTGTTCGATATGATCCATACAGTTGACCCCCTAAGGAACCTTGGTAAGTGCCTTGAGTAATTTCAGCACAGTCAGGATCTCCAGAATATTTATATGGAGGTGATTCTCTTATAATGCCCAGAGTCTTTAGACAGtctaaagagggggggggggatacaaaaAATCAGCAATAACAAAGATACACTCTGGAACAAGAGAGGTGAAACTGTGCCCATTTGAAGGACTGAGACCAAAGAAATTGGAGGAGTTAAAGCCAAGAAGATCAAAACCAGAGGGATTATTGACAGCAGCACTGTGTCCACTTAAAGAGTAGAATGGAATAATGGAAAGGGCTGAAGTTTTGGGACTCGGGAATAAAGGAGTTACCAGTAGGGAGGCAGAAGTATCTGAAATCAAAGCCAGCAAATGCAATTGTGAACAACCACTTTGAAGGATCCAGCAGTCTTCTTGGGGCTGCTGTTCTTGATCTGAATATCTTCTTTGTCTGCAAAATGGATAGTGATGTTTCTTGGATTTTGTCAAGGTGAGTTTGTGGCACTAGAACGAGTGATTGCTGAGAAGCACCCAGTACCAGCATGGAAATTAATGTCACTGAAACAAAAGTTAAGTGTTCAGAAAACTATTGGCAGTGTGATGTTAGCTCAGTCAGTTTTGATGGATGTTGCAATGTTGATGGCAAGGACACAATTTTTAGTAATTTCTCCCACcagaatacagcggtgcctcgctttacgatgttaatccattccagcgaaatcactgtagaacgaaattgtcgtcaagcaaaagtaaaaagcccattgaaacgcactgaaaaccgctcagtgcgttccaatgggcgaaatacctccgcgtccagcgaagatcctccatagggcggccattttctggtgcctgtaatgcgaggaatctgtcctaagcacagaggggagccattttgaacagtgggtggccattttgaaacctgatgatcagctgtttcctgatcgtcgtaaagtgaaaaatcggttcccgaagcagggaaccgatcatcgtgaaacaaaaaaaccccattcagtcatcattttgcaatcgcaaaaacacatcgtgaagcgatttcatcgttaaacggggtaatcgttaagcgggccaccactgtagtCCAAACTTAAGACTGACAGACCTTGAGACCTTGCTTGGTGAAACTCCAACTGATTGAGCAGGATCAAGAAAAGAGAAACCTCCCAAAAAACAAGAGTAACTGTCTGTGGGGACAATCTTGCTACTGTAGGCAGAGCACTTCTTCAAATGGGCCCTTTACCAAAAAACGGTAAAACCTGCAGTAAAGTAATATGAATATTAAGAAAGATAGTGACAGACTGTTGCCCAAGTATTTGAAGCAGACAGAGGTAACTAAAAGAGGTAACTTTtcagagtcaactaaaaacatggttgtatgttcaggccttccctcctgtcaatatttaattctttctttattttttctttcattttttctttgttttattattgtacgTGTTATGGACTTTGTAAAATttttatgttttatcgtatacaccttattggaagccgcccagagtggtcgaccagaccagatgggcgggatataaaataaaataaataaataaataaataaataactatctTCCCTCATGTCTCATTATCTAGTAGCCTATTATATTTCTAGTCATACATGCCGCATGAGGTTAATAGAAATATGTCAGTAGCCTCTCCCTTGCCCTTAAAGTTTTTTTCatgttacattaaaaacaaagcgTCTGAAAAAAATTGTGGTGGCCACTTTGAACCATATAGCAACTATGGCAGTCTCATCAACAGGAGTAGAACTCTTACTGTTTTTAGGCAAAGGGAGATCACATATCTACGTAAGAAAATGGATCTAAATAGTCTTTGGATGATTTAGAAGTAAAGCAAACATTTGGGAGACAATTCTGTACAGAATTTATCATATTTCATGGGAAGCTGGCTGGATCCCAGAAGAGTCAAcctgtgtggacttgggcaagTCACAGAGTCCCAAGTTGTCCCGAGATGagaaaatagtaaaccacttctgagtaccctctacctagaaaactctgaaaagggttgccacaagtcaaaaTTAACTTGACAGTATACATTATTATTTATGTAAACATAAGTGAAAGGCACACTCTCCTTAAAGCTGCAGAGCACTGCTATGTAGCACAACTATCGGCATGTTTTACTCAAAAGTAACATCTACATTTTGATTCGCTTAAATATGCATaagttttcagctttaaatagttTTTAACCTCAAATTGTGTTGTGGCGTCCCAATTCAGATGGAATTGTGATCATCTTATCAGAAACACATTTTTGAGCAACAACCCATTCATCAATTTTTCACTGTTTTCATGAACCTGAATAGTGGTAATGTGGAACCAGCAAGAGAGAACCTGAAAAAACAACCTGGCCAACAGATCATGAAACACCAAAAGCAAGCTATTGATAGAATCTACCTGAAAAGAGATGAGTGATAGCCTAAGGAAGAAATTCACAGAATATGAAGTAGCCTCATATAAACAATTTTTTGTATTATACTGCTAGTAAACCATATAATAGTGAATACTGTAAAtttcaaaattatatttaaaaatgttttccaatCAAAGGTACAAAGTTACAATCTGTTCATActcttttctatgattttaaaaatgtataaacgTACTCTGTGATGATGTAATTGGAAGTTCTGTACCAGTGGTTCTTGTCCAGTAGTAATTTATAAGAGGAGTGCCTTCTTGGGAATTACATTTCAGAATAACATCTGTTCCAATTTGCTGTGATCCTTCAATGTAGCATTTTGTCTTCTTGGGCTTTTCTAACAAAGAACAATTATTCAGCTATGAACAAGACTTGAAGTATGGGCTCATCAATATTTGTAAGCACATGAAAGAGTACACACAtaggtttgtgtgttttttttttattttttaaatcccagaCAAGGTAAATCTACAAGTAACTATCTTTTCAGTTAATTCTGTGCAACTTAATGGCcatttctctgtacagtattaCAAATATTATGTATTTGTTCCATCCAAAATCAATACTCTTTCAAATTACAAATATAAAATTCAGAGTAAAAATCATTAACTTGAACTATGGGCTATGATGTAAGAGAAAAATTAAGGTGTaagtgaaaaaaaatttaaaacactcACAGATCatgctatcctgtttccccgaaaataagacctagtatgatttttcaggatgttcataataaaagccctacccccaaaataagccccagttaagtgaaaccccgccctccaccattgtgcagcattgtgcagcaatcagaagaagatgacatgactgtaaaataaaacatccgcCGAAAATACCCTAATGCCTtttcagagcaaaaattaatataagaccctgtcttattttcagggaaacacggtagtaagttatgaaatattttaaatttccacAATCTGCAAGTAATCCaggagggagaaaaataaaagactACATAAAGAATATAGTACTCAAGCAAGattccttttctttcctaaaTTTCTACTTTGTTCCCCAATTTGTTCTCAGCAAATTTCTCAGCTATAAATGTAAAGttgcttctgggaactgtatttCTCTAAAAACGGATTTGGAAGCAACACTTACTATCTCAACAGTATACTCTTTTTGTTCACAGGACTGCACTTTGCATTTTGCAAGCCATTTCTTTCTTGTTGACAATTTGTGcctctaggccagtgatggcaaacctacgGAACGCGTACCACAgttggcacgcagagccctttctgtgggcacgtgagccataagccACCAGATCGCTACCCCCCCTccgtgcagccaaacctcaggaggcagctgcagccacggtgctggcatTTGAACAGGCacatctggagcagctggcagtggtggcggatccggagtggggtcccAAGGCACCTCTATGCCCAggtttcccccttccactgccacttccagttccgctgCCATGGCATGCCATCtgctgggttttttctttctttcttccgtttgggcacatgagcccaaaaaggtttaccaccactgctctaggcagaTGTATGCAGGAACAAAGCTATACATGCTCAATACAAAAATAAAGGAAGTATACTTATGTTTAGAGACACTTTCAACATTTGCTATCTAGCAAACATTGTTAGTGATAATCTAAAGTTCAGCTACAATTTGGTGACTGGGGCACCTTGGTCGCAATTCTTCTCAGTTCTTGCATTATTAATAAACCCGACAAACAGAAATATGCTTTAATCAATGGCATAATGTATGGACCATATCtgctctcctttaaaaaaaactgcttaaCTAAAACATAGTGCTATTcacagaggcaaaagcaaaaattcCTCACCAAGCACAGCCAGCTGGACTCTGTGGGTCTGACTACCAGGAGGTTTCTTCACTTTACATTGGTATGTGCCACTGTCACTTGTCTTTAAATTCAGAATATCTATCGTAGCATCTCCAGAAGATGGATTTTGATCGACAAACTGTACACGTCCACTCATATGATACTTATCAAAGACTCTATCTACGTTGTACATTATTACCTGAAAGTGGAAAAATGCATTATGTTActcaatataatttttatttttttcagtatgTAGTGAAGAAGTATTTATCATGGAGCTATTCTCAATGAAATTAAAactcaatgttttattttacaatttacAGTGGGGGCATATTGCACATATTCAAACAGCTCATGCAAATacaacacaaaaatggaaatcatgcAGCAACTAAGGTTTCAAAACTTCACTTACTGGCTGTTCACCATCTGGTTGTACTACAACCCACTCAATGTCAAGAGAACCTTCATCTGCTGCTGCGAGTGTAAATGTGCACAACAATGTAACCTTGTCTCCTTGAGCCTTGGTTATCATGGTCTGATCAGTTGAAGTGATGGTTACACCTTCAGTCAGATCTAGAAAAAATATTGTGAAACCAAATATTTTAAAGTCAACaccttcaaaataaaataaaagcacacaaaaatgtaaggtaaaggtaaaggttccccttgacaatttttgtcccgtcgtgttcgactctagggggcggtgctcatccccgtttccaagccatagagccagtgttttttgtccgaagacaatcttccgtggtcacatggctagtgcgacttagacatggaactctgttaccttcccaccgaggtggtccctattgatctacttgcatttgcatgctttcgaaccgctaggagctgggagaagcgacgggagctcactccgtcgtgtggattcgatcttacgactgctggtcttctgaccctgcaacacaggcttctgtggtttagcccacagcgccaccacgtcccacacaaAAATGTACCCATACATTAATATACAAAGACAGCTCTGTGACTCATAGCATTATTTCACTGATAATGAAATATCATGCTCAGTGAAATTTAGTTTTAGACTATATGCAACATAGCTTCCAGCAGTACAACTACTTGCTTAACTAAGCGCCATACATAAAAGGGTGTTTTCCATTATTCAAGTGAAAAATAAATGGAACTCTGCTAGGACACATTTCTCCTCTGCAAGTGTAGGCTGCAGAAATCCTAACAATATGctgacaaatactgtacagaaaacaaaacaatggcctacagactggaagtatccaatatacagtatatccatttcCCAAGAAAGGAAATACTAAGGAATGCAGTAACTACAGGACCACTGCATTAACTCCCCTTGCTGGCAAAGTGATATTcagggtgttgcaacaaaggcttttaccttacatGGAGCAAGAAATAGCCAGTTTCCAGCTAGTTTCCAAAAAAGGCAGAGACTTAGAGATCATATTGTGAATATTTATTGACTATTAGggtgtaccaaagaatttcagaagatctgCTTATGCtctatagactacagcaaattctttgattgtgtggatcatgagaagctaaaAGAACTTGTCCTGATGTATTGCGGACAAAACTACTGTTAAGGAcaaaatatgaagaaacagaatggtttcccacaGACAAAAGAGTCAGACAAGGGCGTATTTTATCTCCCTCTCTTTTCAGTTTGGACACAGAACATAACACATATAAAAATGGACTAGATTCGGATGAAGGTGGACTAGGAGTGAAAATTAGTGAAGAAACATTAataaaagcccacaacaaccaaacattaataagatatacagatgacaccatattactggctgAAAATCAACAATGATGGAAAACAAGCcctgatgaaaatgaaagaaggaagtgccaaagcagaactgccattgaacattaagaagacaaaaatcattactacagaagaactgaGTAACTTTAATGTGGATAATGAAGAAACTGACATTGTTAAAAgagacagacatacagacagattcatttgaaatatggtgccgaagaagagctttgcagataccctgaaatgctgaaagacaaacaagtgagtcctgaAACACATCAATCCTGAATTCTTTCTAGAAGAAACATGAAAAAATTGAGGCTGtcatgctttgggcacatcataagaagaaaAGTCTcattgaaaataacaataatgccaggaaaagttgaaggaaggagaaaaagacgaagaccaaatataagatggattgctTCCATAtgggaagccacagcctttagtttacACTGCTGTCAAGGCCagagcattttggaggtcactcatacACAGGATTCCAATATATTAGAGGTAACTTGAAGGCCTATAACAATCATATAATGCCAAATTCatgttttaacttttttcttctttcaacaTCTAAATAAATGATATTAATAGGAACCATCTGTTGCAAACTTATTTTTACCATAGAAGGTGTTGTCAAATGTGGACAGAGTGACCAAACTCCTGCATAGCTATTCCAGTAAAAGCAAAATATAGCAATCTGCAATAGAAAATTGCCACTAACAAGTCCTTGCTTAGATTCCTCATTGTGTGCTGGTTGAGAGTGTCTTGGCAATCAGAGAATCTAAACAAAGACTTGTTAATAAGCAACAATTTGTTGATGTGAGTTGCATCATTTCCTTTCTGTCAGCACAGCGACAGAACAAAATTGGGCAGTTAGCCCCTTATATCTAGCAGCTAAAACTATAGCTGTTTTTGAACAGATTGTTATGATAAAATAAATGTGTCAATATATTGCTACTCCAAAACATGTGCAAGCATAGATAAGTGCAGCCAATGTTGGGCTGTATCAGCAAAAGCTAAAATTTAATTCCAGTGTAATTTTTGATGTTTTTGTGCAGTACTTGTGTTTCAcatatttgtctgtttgtttgtatttttctacATAGCTATATAGTAACTTCAGTCAATTCACTCCAGGCAGTTTATGTTTCATAGTAATGGTTTATAATCTATGGAACATGATGTAGAAGGAATGGATAAAGCAGGAATAACAGGTAACTCAGGGTAAAAACAAATGCAACCAATAGATGAAAAGCAACAAAAGGACTAGGTGATCACTCCAGAAGACTGAGCTGGGAGAACAGAGATGAAAAGGCAGTTACTACTTCCTTTTCTTACACCCAGTGGAACAGCAGTTAATAAAAATGACATTGGGATATCAGACATCAGTTTACTACTCTTACTCATCTTTTGAAAGggatacagtaggatccccatatccttTGCAgattagttccaagccccccGTGGACAATGAAAAGAGTGGATAACAACaaatgatagacagacagatttgttgttgtttagtcagtaaATCGTGTCCAACTATTCAtaaccccattgaccagagcatgccaggtcctcctgtcttcccctgcctcccagaatttggtcaaagtcatgttggtagcttcagtgacactgtcctaccatctcgtcctctgttgtccccttctcctcctgccttcacacttttccaacatcaggatcttttccacggagtcttctcatgagattgcctaagtattggagcctcagcttcaggatctctccttccagtgagcactcagggttgattttcttcaaaacggataggtttgttctccttgcagtccagggaactctcaagagtctcctctaataccacaattcaaaaacatcaattctttgacggtcagtcttctttatggtccagctctcacttccatacatcactactgggaaaaccatagctttgactatgtggacctttgtcggcaaggtgatgtctctgctttttaagatgcagtccAGGTTTctcgtcactttcctcccaagaagcaggcatcttttaatttcggggctgctgtcaccatctgcagtgatcatggagcccaagaaagtgaaattgccaggaggtgatgggaccagtggccatgatcttagtttttttgatgttgagcttcagactgctTTTTTGCccgctcctctttcaccctctttacaaggttccttaattcctcctcactttctgccatcagagtggtatcatctgcatatctgaggttgttgatattctttccggcaatcttaattccggtttgggattaatccagtcctgccttttgcatgatgtattctgcataaaagctAAATGAatagggggacaatatacaaccttgttgtactcctttcccaattttgaaccaatcagtttccatatgcagttctaactgttacttcctgtcccacatacagatttctcaggagatagacaaggtggtcaggcactcccatttctttaaggacttgtcatagtttgttgtggtccacacagtcaaaggcttttgtgtagtcaatgaagcagaagtagatgtttttctggaactctctggctttctcca from the Pogona vitticeps strain Pit_001003342236 chromosome 3, PviZW2.1, whole genome shotgun sequence genome contains:
- the CXADR gene encoding coxsackievirus and adenovirus receptor isoform X2; this encodes MESLWRLPHWLWSLLLLCADLTEGVTITSTDQTMITKAQGDKVTLLCTFTLAAADEGSLDIEWVVVQPDGEQPVIMYNVDRVFDKYHMSGRVQFVDQNPSSGDATIDILNLKTSDSGTYQCKVKKPPGSQTHRVQLAVLEKPKKTKCYIEGSQQIGTDVILKCNSQEGTPLINYYWTRTTGTELPITSSQNPDTGALLLKNASQVNSGTYKCVASNRVGTDECFVTLNVTPPVNRAGTIAGAVIGTLLALSLLAFFMFCCCKKRREKKYEKEVHHDIREDVPPPKSRTSTARSYIGSNRSSLGSMSPSNMDGYAKTQYNKVPSEDFQRTSPQNPNFEPPKYDNAYRMGDITVV
- the CXADR gene encoding coxsackievirus and adenovirus receptor isoform X1, producing MESLWRLPHWLWSLLLLCADLTEGVTITSTDQTMITKAQGDKVTLLCTFTLAAADEGSLDIEWVVVQPDGEQPVIMYNVDRVFDKYHMSGRVQFVDQNPSSGDATIDILNLKTSDSGTYQCKVKKPPGSQTHRVQLAVLEKPKKTKCYIEGSQQIGTDVILKCNSQEGTPLINYYWTRTTGTELPITSSQNPDTGALLLKNASQVNSGTYKCVASNRVGTDECFVTLNVTPPVNRAGTIAGAVIGTLLALSLLAFFMFCCCKKRREKKYEKEVHHDIREDVPPPKSRTSTARSYIGSNRSSLGSMSPSNMDGYAKTQYNKVPSEDFQRTSPQNPNFEPPKVAAPNLSRMGAIPVMIPAQSKDGSIV